The Sulfurospirillum oryzae genome contains the following window.
AGTGTTATCTCGAACACAATGAACAAAATTGGTTCGAGATTGAGTACTATTATTAGTAGAATAATTTTCAATAAACCAAAATTTGTCATTATTGTTAGCAGAAATCGTCGAACTCCAATATCGATCAGAAGTTAAATTTACAAAAGCATCATTAATAGCGGGGATAACTTTGTTATAATCTTTTATGCTATATAACTCTTCAATACGTGGCAATCTCCAATTATCATATCCACCAAGTCTTAATGCTCTACAGTAACGATTGGCATCTAACCATTTATTTTTCGTAAATTTCACAGCCTCGTCATCTTGCCATTGAAGATTTGTTTTTGTATCGGTGACGATCTTTTGGTTATCATCTCTCGTAAAACCAGAACGTTTATACTCAGCAAAAGAGTTAAATGTACCAAAAGTTCCCCCTCTGACACAGCGAAAATGTCTTTTAGAAACTATAGCGCTACCCCATAGAGAACCATTCTGTGTTCTAACAATATGAGCAGATTCCATTGAATTAGCATAAATCGTAGAACTCCAGTAGTCATCGAACGAAAAATTGACAAACTCTTTCTGTATAGCAGGATTGAAACGACTATAATCCGTAATGGTTTGCAACTCCTCAATACTCGGCACTCGCCAATCATTATACCCACCAAGTTTCAAAGCTTCACAAGAGTTCTTTGCATCAGACAAATTCATTTTTGCTATTTTCGTGACATTATCATCTTGCCAAATAAGCCCAGAAGTGCTATCGGTCACTATCTGTTTTTCGTTGTCTCTACTAAATTCAGCAAACATTTCGGTAGTTATCAAAAGTGTTGTAAATATAAAGATTAATTTTTTCATCTTTTCCCTCTTTTATTTAGCTTTACATGTAAAACTTTGTTTGTTGTAAAAGTCTTACATGTAAAGAATTTAAAACGACAATAATCATTCTAACAAAAACACGTCACAGTTTGCATCACAAAATAATAATATTGATTAACGAAGCATAATGCTGGGCTAAATTTTAACTTTTTAGTTGCTACTTCAATCAATAAATGTAAAAAATTAGCCCATCTCCTTTGCCTTTTTAGGTTCATTTTCATCTTTACATGTAAAGCGTTTGGAATTGACAGGTTATAAGGCTTTGGAGTAGCATTTTGTTATCAATCTACCACAAGGAGCTACGATGAAATACGGCGCTAGAAATGAGATCACAGCAACGGTTAAAAGGATCAAAAAAGGTGAAGTGATGTGCCAAGTGGATGTGGGCGACATCATTGCCAATAAAATGAGCTCTGTTATGACCATGGACTCGATTGAGGAGATGGGACTTAAAGAGGGCGATAAAGTGAAAGTGGTTGTCAAAGCGGTGAGTGTGCTACTCATCAAAGAATAAAAGTTATTGAAGATGCCCAAAAATGGGCATCTTTATCTTCTTACGCGACTCTCCATAAAATAATCCCTTTTTCGGCTTCCGTTTGCACAATGACTTTGTCATTGAATGTATTGGCGACTAAAATGGATTCGACAATCTCTTCATTAGGGGTAATCTCTTTACGTTTTAGTTGATCGTAGGCATACTCTTTTGCCTCTTCAAACGTGTACTCTTCTTTCCATGAAGTTGGAAAAAATTCAGTTTCAAAAGGAATATGTTTCTCTTTTAAAATCTCAATAAATTTTTCAGCTTTAATACAACCCGCCGATGCACAATCTTCTTCTGCGGTAGTATGCGCTTTGACTAAGGCTTCTACGAGTTTATTGATGCGGTATTTTCC
Protein-coding sequences here:
- a CDS encoding TOBE domain-containing protein, which gives rise to MKYGARNEITATVKRIKKGEVMCQVDVGDIIANKMSSVMTMDSIEEMGLKEGDKVKVVVKAVSVLLIKE
- a CDS encoding DUF1566 domain-containing protein, translating into MKKLIFIFTTLLITTEMFAEFSRDNEKQIVTDSTSGLIWQDDNVTKIAKMNLSDAKNSCEALKLGGYNDWRVPSIEELQTITDYSRFNPAIQKEFVNFSFDDYWSSTIYANSMESAHIVRTQNGSLWGSAIVSKRHFRCVRGGTFGTFNSFAEYKRSGFTRDDNQKIVTDTKTNLQWQDDEAVKFTKNKWLDANRYCRALRLGGYDNWRLPRIEELYSIKDYNKVIPAINDAFVNLTSDRYWSSTISANNNDKFWFIENYSTNNSTQSRTNFVHCVRDNTMNSSSLEIDSILTIENKEDNYNRIKEKEIKHFNHPAVCDFIMAREIEPTSVTETDPNYKWRYVKEIAKNKSLYISGQQNTEVDFSVVLVKNGNALDWESIKIENNDNAGADKKNLLTRLGIKPDETASKISLQCNNKHLKLFFQADTLKLIEITKEQK